One stretch of Echeneis naucrates chromosome 11, fEcheNa1.1, whole genome shotgun sequence DNA includes these proteins:
- the glcci1a gene encoding glucocorticoid induced 1a isoform X1, with amino-acid sequence MNERNVAHRAELKVTITWSYLSGHWPGDPHVLCPVCVKDQSTQYFSMSKSAQMPLSNITVPKPSISRVPSSMEGINHELEKVFIKDNGEKEELKSLEVPDGRRAPFPPQQRSSSTHSMDTQNPSAPGRSSSCSSLSPCPSPACPPGSHDGSPYSTEDLLYDRDKDSGSSSPLPKFASSPKPNNSYMFKREPPEGCEKIKAFEEMSSRQSTSASVPLFSCPDKNKVNFIPTGSAFCPVKLPGFLHLISATEPEEDEDNTEAGASSEPQGATLFYGTPPQVSTSTSTEDPPEEPNMPSETADPQTDSPTIS; translated from the exons atgaatgaaagaaacgTTGCTCACCGAGCCGAG ctAAAAGTTACTATCACTTGGTCCTACCTCTCTGGACACTGGCCTGGTGACCCCCATGTGCTCTGCCCAGTTTGTGTGAAAGACCAATCCACACAG taCTTTTCCATGTCGAAGTCGGCCCAGATGCCACTGTCCAACATCACAGTGCCAAAGCCTTCCATCTCAAGGGTGCCCAGCAGCATGGAGGGCATCAACCACGAGCTGGAGAAGGTCTTCATCAAAGACAACGGAGAAAAGGAGGAGCTCAAG TCCCTGGAGGTTCCTGATGGGCGGCGAGCACCCTTCCCACCACAGCAGCGCAGCAGCAGTACCCACAGCATGGACACCCAGAATCCCTCAGCCCCTGGCCGGTCCAGCAGCTGCTCTAGCCTATCACCATGCCCCTCGCCAGCTTGCCCACCAGGATCACATGATGGTAGTCCCTACTCCACAGAAGATCTACTGTATGATCGCGATAAAG ACAGTGGAAGCAGCTCACCACTACCCAAGTTTGCTTCCTCACCCAAACCCAACAACAGCTACATGTTCAAACGTGAGCCACCAGAAGGCTGTGAGAAGATTAAAGCTTTTGAGGAAATGAG ctcgAGGCAGTCAACATCGGCATCAGTCCCCCTTTTCTCCTGtcctgacaaaaacaaagtcaactTCATCCCCACAGGTTCAGCATTCTGCCCTGTCAAACTTCCTGGATTTCTGCACCTTATTTCAGCCACTGAGcctgaggaagatgaggacaACACGGAGGCAGGTGCCAGCTCAGAGCCACAGGGGGCCACACTGTTCTATGGCACTCCCCCTCAGGTCTCCACAAGCACCAGCACAGAGGATCCTCCTGAGGAGCCCAACATGCCCTCAGAGACTGCGGACCCCCAGACAGACAGCCCAACCATAAGCtag
- the glcci1a gene encoding glucocorticoid induced 1a isoform X2, producing MSKSAQMPLSNITVPKPSISRVPSSMEGINHELEKVFIKDNGEKEELKSLEVPDGRRAPFPPQQRSSSTHSMDTQNPSAPGRSSSCSSLSPCPSPACPPGSHDGSPYSTEDLLYDRDKDSGSSSPLPKFASSPKPNNSYMFKREPPEGCEKIKAFEEMSSRQSTSASVPLFSCPDKNKVNFIPTGSAFCPVKLPGFLHLISATEPEEDEDNTEAGASSEPQGATLFYGTPPQVSTSTSTEDPPEEPNMPSETADPQTDSPTIS from the exons ATGTCGAAGTCGGCCCAGATGCCACTGTCCAACATCACAGTGCCAAAGCCTTCCATCTCAAGGGTGCCCAGCAGCATGGAGGGCATCAACCACGAGCTGGAGAAGGTCTTCATCAAAGACAACGGAGAAAAGGAGGAGCTCAAG TCCCTGGAGGTTCCTGATGGGCGGCGAGCACCCTTCCCACCACAGCAGCGCAGCAGCAGTACCCACAGCATGGACACCCAGAATCCCTCAGCCCCTGGCCGGTCCAGCAGCTGCTCTAGCCTATCACCATGCCCCTCGCCAGCTTGCCCACCAGGATCACATGATGGTAGTCCCTACTCCACAGAAGATCTACTGTATGATCGCGATAAAG ACAGTGGAAGCAGCTCACCACTACCCAAGTTTGCTTCCTCACCCAAACCCAACAACAGCTACATGTTCAAACGTGAGCCACCAGAAGGCTGTGAGAAGATTAAAGCTTTTGAGGAAATGAG ctcgAGGCAGTCAACATCGGCATCAGTCCCCCTTTTCTCCTGtcctgacaaaaacaaagtcaactTCATCCCCACAGGTTCAGCATTCTGCCCTGTCAAACTTCCTGGATTTCTGCACCTTATTTCAGCCACTGAGcctgaggaagatgaggacaACACGGAGGCAGGTGCCAGCTCAGAGCCACAGGGGGCCACACTGTTCTATGGCACTCCCCCTCAGGTCTCCACAAGCACCAGCACAGAGGATCCTCCTGAGGAGCCCAACATGCCCTCAGAGACTGCGGACCCCCAGACAGACAGCCCAACCATAAGCtag
- the umad1 gene encoding UBAP1-MVB12-associated (UMA)-domain containing protein 1 codes for MFSFLGLRKDSKKTTSEKEVDGGFVIIGENFEEHRRQVQNMNIAHPSTNVIVQPSKLSYTTPAQASETNLPTASPNTGPVAGPSAVDTTSALPDVLGDIPFTLAPHILTMQSGFPFLPDLLLSHDINHNLASFHYDFSLENSVLQNA; via the exons ATGTTCAGTTTTTTGGGACTGCGTAAGGACTCGAAGAAGACAACATCTGAAAAGGAAGTCGATGGAGGATTTGTTAtcattg GGGAGAACTTTGAAGAGCACAGGAGGCAAGTGCAGAACATGAACATCGCACACCCATCAACAAATGTAATCGTGCAGCCATCCAAG tTATCCTACACAACTCCAGCTCAAGCAAGTGAAACAAATCTCCCCACAGCTTCACCTAACACGGGGCCAGTGGCAGGGCCATCAGCAGTGGACACTACTTCAGCTCTCCCAGATGTCCTTGGGGATATCCCGTTCACTTTGGCTCCCCACATCCTGACCATGCAGTCTGGATTCCCTTTCCTCCCTGATTTGCTCCTGTCCCATGACATTAACCATAACTTGGCTAGTTTTCATTATGACTTCTCTTTAGAAAACTCTGTGCTCCAAAATGCCTAG